One Brassica napus cultivar Da-Ae chromosome C4, Da-Ae, whole genome shotgun sequence genomic region harbors:
- the LOC106371453 gene encoding G-type lectin S-receptor-like serine/threonine-protein kinase At1g11280 isoform X1, with the protein MGVHWREMDVALFCFLWLSIFSDCGYAAISRESPLSLGQTLSSPGESYELGFFSPNNSRNQYVGIWFKKITPRVVAWVANREKPITSPAANLTISGNGSLILLDSRNKVVWSSNRGEPSTNKCHAKLLDTGNLVVVDEVSGSRLWQSFENLGDTMLPLSSLTYNLAANEKRVLTSWKSGTDPSPGEFSVELTPQVPSQLVTMKGNKVYKRSGPWDKTGFTGVPQMDESYASPFSLVQDVANGKGNFSYLQRNSQLLTRVIVTSEGYVKTSHYNGTGWAVDFVTPANKCDIYGACGPFGLCVTSTPIKCECIKGFVPKHKEEWKRGNKTSGCVRRKELLSCHQQATKSSTDAFYRLSNVKPPDLYKYAASFADKDQCRQGCLGNCLCTAFAYITGIGCLLWNQELMDAVQYSAGGEFLSIRLASSELVWFCGKYLSAGSRRTMMIIAGSICLSIFVILAFASYKYWRYRAKRNAWKTGLEQEEISGLTFFEMNTVRAATDNFSISNKLGQGGFGPVYKGILSDKKEIAVKRLSSSSGQGTEEFMNEIKLISKLQHRNLVRLLGCCIDGEEKLLIYEFMVNKSLDSFLFDSTLKLQIDWPKRFNIIEGVARGLLYLHRDSCLKVIHRDMKVSNILLDENMNPKISDFGLARMFQGTQHQDSTLRVVGTIGYMSPEYAWTGMFSEKSDIYAFGVVLLEIISGMKISSFNCGKEGKTLLEYAWESWLETDGVDLLDQDIASSCSPVEVARCVQIGLLCIQQQAVDRPNIAQVVFMITTTTDLPRPKQPVFALQIHDQESTVSVLESGNHMTQTAIYGR; encoded by the exons ATGGGGGTACACTGGAGAGAGATGGATGTAGCTCTCTTTTGCTTTCTCTGGCTAAGTATATTCTCTGACTGTGGCTATGCAGCTATATCTAGAGAAAGCCCTTTGTCACTAGGACAAACTCTAAGTTCCCCCGGTGAATCTTACGAGTTAGGATTCTTCAGTCCTAACAACTCTCGGAATCAGTATGTCGGGATCTGGTTCAAGAAAATCACACCACGGGTGGTTGCGTGGGTGGCCAACAGAGAAAAGCCAATCACAAGCCCTGCGGCAAACCTCACTATCAGCGGAAACGGGAGTCTTATCTTGCTTGACAGCAGAAACAAAGTTGTTTGGTCATCAAACAGAGGAGAGCCTTCCACTAACAAGTGTCACGCCAAGCTCTTAGATACAGGCAATCTCGTCGTCGTTGATGAAGTTTCAGGAAGTCGTTTGTGGCAAAGCTTCGAGAATCTTGGGGATACTATGCTACCTCTCTCGTCGCTAACGTACAACCTCGCCGCTAATGAGAAGCGAGTGTTAACTTCTTGGAAAAGCGGCACCGATCCATCTCCAGGCGAGTTTTCAGTCGAGCTGACGCCGCAAGTGCCGTCACAGCTCGTTACTATGAAAGGCAACAAAGTTTATAAGAGAAGCGGTCCGTGGGATAAGACCGGGTTCACCGGCGTACCGCAGATGGACGAATCGTACGCGAGTCCGTTTAGCCTTGTCCAAGACGTAGCAAACGGGAAAGGGAACTTCTCTTATTTACAGAGGAACTCTCAGCTGCTTACGCGAGTTATCGTAACGTCAGAGGGATATGTAAAGACGTCTCATTACAATGGGACAGGGTGGGCTGTGGACTTTGTGACTCCAGCGAATAAGTGTGATATCTACGGTGCATGTGGACCTTTTGGGTTATGTGTGACGTCCACTCCTATAAAGTGTGAATGCATAAAAGGGTTTGTACCAAAACACAAAGAGGAGTGGAAACGAGGAAACAAGACTTCTGGATGTGTGAGACGTAAAGAATTATTATCTTGTCATCAGCAGGCAACAAAGTCATCTACAGACGCATTTTATCGTCTTTCCAATGTAAAGCCTCCAGATCTCTACAAATACGCTGCAAGCTTTGCTGATAAAGATCAATGCCGACAGGGCTGTCTCGGAAACTGCTTATGCACTGCTTTTGCGTATATTACTGGAATTGGATGCTTGCTTTGGAATCAGGAGCTAATGGACGCAGTTCAATATTCAGCTGGAGGAGAGTTTCTTTCGATTCGTCTTGCAAGCTCAGAACTTG TTTGGTTTTGTGGTAAATATCTCTCAGCTGGAAGCAGGAGGACCATGATGATTATTGCTGGTAGTATCTGCCTTtccatttttgtgattttggcctTTGCCTCATATAAGTACTGGAGATACAGAGCAAAACGAAATG CCTGGAAAACTGGTCTGGAACAAGAAGAAATCTCAGGATTAACTTTCTTTGAGATGAATACCGTACGAGCTGCTACCGATAACTTTAGTATCTCAAACAAACTCGGTCAAGGTGGATTTGGTCCAGTTTATAAG GGAATTCTGTCAGATAAGAAGGAAATAGCGGTTAAACGGCTTTCTAGCAGTTCCGGACAAGGTACAGAAGAGTTCATGAACGAAATAAAACTCATCTCAAAACTACAACACAGAAACTTGGTTCGGCTTTTGGGTTGCTGCATTGATGGAGAAGAAAAGCTACTAATTTATGAGTTTATGGTCAACAAAAGCCTCGACAGTTTTCTCTTTG ATTCGACTCTAAAGCTTCAGATTGATTGGCCCAAGAGGTTCAACATCATTGAAGGTGTTGCGCGTGGGCTTCTCTATCTCCATCGTGACTCATGCCTCAAGGTCATACACCGTGACATGAAGGTCAGCAACATTCTCTTGGACGAAAACATGAACCCGAAAATATCAGATTTCGGATTGGCTCGCATGTTTCAAGGAACTCAACATCAAGACAGCACTCTTAGAGTTGTTGGAACtat AGGATACATGTCTCCTGAGTATGCATGGACAGGGATGTTCTCAGAGAAGTCTGACATATATGCTTTTGGAGTTGTGCTGTTAGAAATTATTAGCGGGATGAAGATCTCAAGTTTTAATTGTGGAAAGGAAGGCAAAACCCTTCTTGAATAT GCATGGGAGTCTTGGCTCGAGACCGATGGAGTGGATCTTTTGGATCAAGATATTGCCAGCTCGTGTTCTCCAGTTGAAGTCGCCAGATGTGTTCAGATTGGTCTACTCTGCATCCAACAGCAAGCTGTTGACAGACCAAACATTGCACAAGTAGTGTTCATGATCACAACCACAACAGATCTTCCGAGACCAAAACAACCAGTATTTGCATTGCAGATTCACGATCAAGAGAGTACTGTCTCTGTGTTAGAGTCCGGAAATCATATGACACAAACTGCAATTTATGGGCGATAG
- the LOC106371452 gene encoding probable sugar phosphate/phosphate translocator At2g25520, which yields MGKGRALSDGVIKKILLSYTYVAIWIFLSFTVIVYNKYILDKKLYNWPYPITLTMIHMAFCSSLAIILIKLFKIVDPVSMSRDTYLRSVVPIGALYSLSLWLSNSAYIYLSVSFIQMLKALMPVAVYSIGVLLKKEAFKSRTMTNMLSISFGVAIAAYGEAKFDVWGVVLQLGAVAFEATRLVLIQILLTSKGINLNPITSLYYVAPCCFVFLSVPWIFVELPVLREASSFRFDLVVFGTNSVCAFALNLAVFLLVGKTSALTMNVAGVVKDWLLIAFSWSVIKDTVTPLNLFGYGLAFLGVGYYNHCKLKALKAKDAQKKVQASDEEAGKLLEVRESERNETKD from the coding sequence atgGGGAAAGGTCGTGCACTAAGCGACGGAGTGATAAAAAAGATCCTCCTCTCCTACACCTACGTGGCAATCTGGATCTTCCTCAGCTTCACCGTCATAGTCTACAACAAATACATCCTCGACAAGAAGCTTTACAACTGGCCTTACCCAATCACACTCACCATGATCCACATGGCCTTCTGCTCCTCCCTAGCCATCATCCTCATCAAACTCTTCAAGATCGTCGACCCCGTCTCCATGTCACGCGACACCTACCTCAGATCCGTCGTCCCCATCGGCGCGCTCTACTCGCTCTCCCTCTGGCTCTCCAACTCCGCCTACATCTACCTCTCCGTCTCCTTCATCCAGATGCTCAAGGCCCTCATGCCCGTCGCCGTCTACTCCATCGGAGTCTTGCTGAAGAAGGAAGCGTTCAAGTCCCGGACCATGACCAACATGCTCTCCATCTCCTTCGGTGTCGCGATCGCAGCTTACGGAGAGGCGAAGTTCGATGTCTGGGGCGTCGTGCTTCAGCTTGGAGCCGTTGCTTTCGAAGCCACGAGGTTGGTTCTGATTCAGATCTTGCTTACTTCCAAAGGGATCAATCTCAACCCCATCACTTCTCTTTATTACGTCGCTCCTTGCTGTTTTGTTTTTCTGTCCGTGCCTTGGATCTTTGTGGAGCTTCCGGTTCTGAGAGAGGCTTCGAGTTTCCGTTTCGATTTGGTCGTTTTTGGGACAAACTCGGTCTGCGCGTTTGCGTTGAACCTTGCTGTGTTTCTCCTCGTTGGGAAGACTTCTGCGTTGACTATGAATGTCGCTGGTGTGGTTAAGGACTGGCTATTGATCGCTTTCTCGTGGTCTGTGATTAAGGATACGGTCACGCCGTTGAATCTTTTTGGGTACGGACTTGCGTTTTTGGGTGTTGGGTATTACAATCATTGCAAGTTGAAGGCGTTGAAAGCCAAAGATGCTCAGAAGAAGGTTCAGGCGAGTGATGAAGAAGCTGGGAAGCTTTTGGAAGTGAGGGAAAGTGAACGTAACGAAACTAAAGATTGA
- the LOC125575071 gene encoding uncharacterized protein LOC125575071: MESNKEEANRARETAKKKFLSNDFPGARKFALKAQFLNPDLEGISRMVATFDVHVCAQNVIHGEIDYYGVLGINPEADDETVRKRYRKLAVTLHPDRNKSVGAEEAFKLLSQAWGVFSDKAKRAEYDLRRNLGLVEGRGAAAAAAAAASSSKHADNGFQKVAKASVTKVKRVTKRASDASASAATPVSTSDGTFWTVCRTCRTQYEYHRVYLNQNLLCPNCRKPFIAVETDPPGSGSIRKTFHEHQFESIRQSTDGRKRSRDNNNNGVYGGEYDSFEWTATKTSAHGAQTGSRKDEAVRREYTRRVAGGATSTNAPKRRKGMDNAVAGGSNVAATCFAPKSNSVREFSDDELKNLLKKKAKPIISRKLQELAETDAHKSAIESFCLDSIEDTSGSADKDLDPLEVTDPDFCDFNKDRTEKSFRDSQIWACYDSLDGMPRGYVVIDKVISVDPFKVCIVQLTSETSSELRSTKWLGFGVQKACGNFRAGKKTQICRSAYVFSHKVEQVKGNHHGEFLIYPRRGDVWAMYRNWSHEWNYLTGGKAIEYDVVEVVEGYREEYGVSVVPLMKVAGFKSVFHLHLDLKDVRRISSDEISRFSHRIPSYLLTGREAPGAPRGCIQLDPAATPSQLLQVIDM; the protein is encoded by the coding sequence ATGGAATCTAATAAAGAAGAGGCTAATAGGGCTAGAGAGACTGCAAAGAAGAAGTTTTTATCAAACGATTTTCCTGGAGCGAGGAAATTCGCATTGAAGGCTCAGTTCTTGAACCCTGACCTGGAAGGGATCTCCCGGATGGTGGCGACTTTCGATGTCCACGTGTGTGCTCAGAACGTTATACACGGGGAGATAGACTACTACGGCGTGCTCGGTATAAACCCCGAGGCTGACGACGAGACGGTGAGGAAACGTTACAGGAAGCTGGCTGTGACGCTTCATCCCGACAGGAACAAGTCTGTCGGGGCGGAGGAGGCCTTTAAGTTACTTTCTCAGGCGTGGGGTGTGTTCTCTGATAAGGCCAAGAGAGCCGAGTATGATTTGAGGAGGAACTTGGGGTTGGTTGAAGGAAGAGGTGCGGCTGCAGCTGCGGCTGCGGCGGCTTCTTCATCGAAGCATGCTGACAATGGGTTTCAGAAAGTTGCTAAAGCAAGTGTTACAAAAGTGAAGAGAGTTACAAAGCGGGCAAGTGATGCATCTGCTTCTGCTGCTACTCCTGTTTCAACTTCTGATGGAACGTTTTGGACTGTGTGCCGCACTTGCAGAACACAGTATGAGTATCATCGTGTTTACTTAAACCAGAACCTTCTTTGTCCCAACTGTCGTAAGCCCTTTATAGCTGTGGAGACTGATCCTCCAGGGTCGGGTTCGATCCGCAAGACATTTCACGAGCACCAGTTTGAGTCTATTCGCCAGTCAACGGACGGAAGAAAGAGAAGTAGAGATAACAACAACAACGGTGTGTATGGTGGTGAGTATGATTCCTTTGAGTGGACTGCAACCAAAACCTCTGCTCATGGTGCACAGACCGGGTCAAGGAAAGACGAGGCTGTCCGTAGAGAGTACACGAGAAGGGTGGCGGGTGGTGCTACATCCACAAACGCTCCAAAAAGAAGAAAGGGTATGGATAATGCAGTGGCTGGTGGCTCCAACGTAGCAGCAACTTGCTTTGCTCCCAAGTCCAACAGCGTGAGAGAGTTTTCTGATGACGAATTGAAGAATCTACTGAAGAAGAAAGCCAAGCCGATAATCAGCAGAAAGCTGCAAGAGCTTGCTGAAACTGATGCACACAAAAGTGCCATTGAATCATTCTGTCTTGACTCCATTGAGGATACTTCTGGTAGTGCTGATAAAGATTTGGATCCCTTAGAAGTTACTGATCCAGATTTTTGCGACTTCAACAAGGACCGAACTGAGAAGTCGTTTAGGGATAGCCAGATATGGGCTTGTTACGACTCTTTAGATGGGATGCCTCGAGGTTATGTCGTGATAGACAAGGTTATCTCCGTGGATCCGTTTAAAGTGTGTATCGTTCAGCTTACTTCAGAGACGAGCAGTGAGCTTAGGTCAACAAAGTGGCTTGGCTTTGGTGTTCAGAAAGCTTGTGGCAATTTCAGAGCAGggaaaaaaactcaaatctgCAGGTCAGCTTACGTTTTCTCACATAAAGTGGAACAGGTCAAAGGCAATCATCACGGAGAGTTTCTTATATATCCTAGAAGAGGCGATGTATGGGCTATGTATAGGAACTGGTCCCATGAGTGGAACTATCTTACAGGAGGCAAAGCGATAGAGTATGATGTGGTCGAAGTAGTTGAAGGGTATAGAGAGGAGTATGGTGTTTCAGTGGTTCCTTTGATGAAAGTTGCCGGTTTCAAATCAGTTTTTCACCTTCATTTGGATCTTAAAGATGTAAGGAGGATCTCAAGCGATGAAATATCGAGGTTTTCGCATCGGATACCGTCTTACTTGCTCACGGGTCGAGAAGCACCCGGTGCACCCAGAGGTTGCATACAACTCGACCCAGCAGCAACACCATCACAGCTTCTTCAAGTTATAGATATGTGA
- the LOC106371453 gene encoding G-type lectin S-receptor-like serine/threonine-protein kinase At1g11280 isoform X2: MGVHWREMDVALFCFLWLSIFSDCGYAAISRESPLSLGQTLSSPGESYELGFFSPNNSRNQYVGIWFKKITPRVVAWVANREKPITSPAANLTISGNGSLILLDSRNKVVWSSNRGEPSTNKCHAKLLDTGNLVVVDEVSGSRLWQSFENLGDTMLPLSSLTYNLAANEKRVLTSWKSGTDPSPGEFSVELTPQVPSQLVTMKGNKVYKRSGPWDKTGFTGVPQMDESYASPFSLVQDVANGKGNFSYLQRNSQLLTRVIVTSEGYVKTSHYNGTGWAVDFVTPANKCDIYGACGPFGLCVTSTPIKCECIKGFVPKHKEEWKRGNKTSGCVRRKELLSCHQQATKSSTDAFYRLSNVKPPDLYKYAASFADKDQCRQGCLGNCLCTAFAYITGIGCLLWNQELMDAVQYSAGGEFLSIRLASSELAGSRRTMMIIAGSICLSIFVILAFASYKYWRYRAKRNAWKTGLEQEEISGLTFFEMNTVRAATDNFSISNKLGQGGFGPVYKGILSDKKEIAVKRLSSSSGQGTEEFMNEIKLISKLQHRNLVRLLGCCIDGEEKLLIYEFMVNKSLDSFLFDSTLKLQIDWPKRFNIIEGVARGLLYLHRDSCLKVIHRDMKVSNILLDENMNPKISDFGLARMFQGTQHQDSTLRVVGTIGYMSPEYAWTGMFSEKSDIYAFGVVLLEIISGMKISSFNCGKEGKTLLEYAWESWLETDGVDLLDQDIASSCSPVEVARCVQIGLLCIQQQAVDRPNIAQVVFMITTTTDLPRPKQPVFALQIHDQESTVSVLESGNHMTQTAIYGR; encoded by the exons ATGGGGGTACACTGGAGAGAGATGGATGTAGCTCTCTTTTGCTTTCTCTGGCTAAGTATATTCTCTGACTGTGGCTATGCAGCTATATCTAGAGAAAGCCCTTTGTCACTAGGACAAACTCTAAGTTCCCCCGGTGAATCTTACGAGTTAGGATTCTTCAGTCCTAACAACTCTCGGAATCAGTATGTCGGGATCTGGTTCAAGAAAATCACACCACGGGTGGTTGCGTGGGTGGCCAACAGAGAAAAGCCAATCACAAGCCCTGCGGCAAACCTCACTATCAGCGGAAACGGGAGTCTTATCTTGCTTGACAGCAGAAACAAAGTTGTTTGGTCATCAAACAGAGGAGAGCCTTCCACTAACAAGTGTCACGCCAAGCTCTTAGATACAGGCAATCTCGTCGTCGTTGATGAAGTTTCAGGAAGTCGTTTGTGGCAAAGCTTCGAGAATCTTGGGGATACTATGCTACCTCTCTCGTCGCTAACGTACAACCTCGCCGCTAATGAGAAGCGAGTGTTAACTTCTTGGAAAAGCGGCACCGATCCATCTCCAGGCGAGTTTTCAGTCGAGCTGACGCCGCAAGTGCCGTCACAGCTCGTTACTATGAAAGGCAACAAAGTTTATAAGAGAAGCGGTCCGTGGGATAAGACCGGGTTCACCGGCGTACCGCAGATGGACGAATCGTACGCGAGTCCGTTTAGCCTTGTCCAAGACGTAGCAAACGGGAAAGGGAACTTCTCTTATTTACAGAGGAACTCTCAGCTGCTTACGCGAGTTATCGTAACGTCAGAGGGATATGTAAAGACGTCTCATTACAATGGGACAGGGTGGGCTGTGGACTTTGTGACTCCAGCGAATAAGTGTGATATCTACGGTGCATGTGGACCTTTTGGGTTATGTGTGACGTCCACTCCTATAAAGTGTGAATGCATAAAAGGGTTTGTACCAAAACACAAAGAGGAGTGGAAACGAGGAAACAAGACTTCTGGATGTGTGAGACGTAAAGAATTATTATCTTGTCATCAGCAGGCAACAAAGTCATCTACAGACGCATTTTATCGTCTTTCCAATGTAAAGCCTCCAGATCTCTACAAATACGCTGCAAGCTTTGCTGATAAAGATCAATGCCGACAGGGCTGTCTCGGAAACTGCTTATGCACTGCTTTTGCGTATATTACTGGAATTGGATGCTTGCTTTGGAATCAGGAGCTAATGGACGCAGTTCAATATTCAGCTGGAGGAGAGTTTCTTTCGATTCGTCTTGCAAGCTCAGAACTTG CTGGAAGCAGGAGGACCATGATGATTATTGCTGGTAGTATCTGCCTTtccatttttgtgattttggcctTTGCCTCATATAAGTACTGGAGATACAGAGCAAAACGAAATG CCTGGAAAACTGGTCTGGAACAAGAAGAAATCTCAGGATTAACTTTCTTTGAGATGAATACCGTACGAGCTGCTACCGATAACTTTAGTATCTCAAACAAACTCGGTCAAGGTGGATTTGGTCCAGTTTATAAG GGAATTCTGTCAGATAAGAAGGAAATAGCGGTTAAACGGCTTTCTAGCAGTTCCGGACAAGGTACAGAAGAGTTCATGAACGAAATAAAACTCATCTCAAAACTACAACACAGAAACTTGGTTCGGCTTTTGGGTTGCTGCATTGATGGAGAAGAAAAGCTACTAATTTATGAGTTTATGGTCAACAAAAGCCTCGACAGTTTTCTCTTTG ATTCGACTCTAAAGCTTCAGATTGATTGGCCCAAGAGGTTCAACATCATTGAAGGTGTTGCGCGTGGGCTTCTCTATCTCCATCGTGACTCATGCCTCAAGGTCATACACCGTGACATGAAGGTCAGCAACATTCTCTTGGACGAAAACATGAACCCGAAAATATCAGATTTCGGATTGGCTCGCATGTTTCAAGGAACTCAACATCAAGACAGCACTCTTAGAGTTGTTGGAACtat AGGATACATGTCTCCTGAGTATGCATGGACAGGGATGTTCTCAGAGAAGTCTGACATATATGCTTTTGGAGTTGTGCTGTTAGAAATTATTAGCGGGATGAAGATCTCAAGTTTTAATTGTGGAAAGGAAGGCAAAACCCTTCTTGAATAT GCATGGGAGTCTTGGCTCGAGACCGATGGAGTGGATCTTTTGGATCAAGATATTGCCAGCTCGTGTTCTCCAGTTGAAGTCGCCAGATGTGTTCAGATTGGTCTACTCTGCATCCAACAGCAAGCTGTTGACAGACCAAACATTGCACAAGTAGTGTTCATGATCACAACCACAACAGATCTTCCGAGACCAAAACAACCAGTATTTGCATTGCAGATTCACGATCAAGAGAGTACTGTCTCTGTGTTAGAGTCCGGAAATCATATGACACAAACTGCAATTTATGGGCGATAG